The Pseudodesulfovibrio alkaliphilus DNA segment TCCGCCTTGCCCGACCGGGCACTATGGGCGGCGGCGAACCGCTCAACAGCGGCGGCCCTGTCCCCGCGCCGGAAGGCGATGACGCCCAGATTGTTTTCGGCGCAGGGGTGCCCGGGGGCGAGGTCAAGGGCCTGCCCAAAGGAGGCTTCCGAGGCGTCGAGGTCTCCCACCACGGCAAATTGCACCCCGCGGACAAGCCGTTGGCCGACAGCGTCGAGAAGCACATGGTCCAGCCCCCGGCAGGGACAACGCGGCCGAACGCAGGGCTGCGGCCCGTCAAACAGGCGCACCTCGCCGAGCACGTTGCCGAGCACGGTCTTGTCGCCCGGACAACGATAGACCGTGCCGTCCTCGTCCAGGCGCAGAAGCGTACGCCCGGCGTGGCAGGGCACGCCCATGAAGTTGAAGGCGACCTTGAGTCCCTGCTCGGGATGGTCGGCAAAGATGGCGTGTGCCCGCTCGCCGTAGGCCTCGGGGTAGCGCCGCCCCTGATGCTCGCCCCGAAAGGGACGCGGAGTGATGCCTATGCCGTGGCGGGCAAAAAACTCGCAGTCGGCAGCGAACCGTGTCTCAAGCTCCGGGTGGACCACGTAGTTGACGATGACCTTGAACCCGGAATCCGCCAGCAGCCGGGCGTTGTCGATGAATGCGGCCACCCCCCTGACGCGCTCGCGCTCCTTGATATGCAAGGCCACGTAGAGATCCTGTACGCGGGCCGGATCAATGCGCCGGGCGAACTCGCGCACCCTGGAGGACATCGAGAGGTTGGTGTCCACGCCGATGCGGTGATGCCGGGTCAGGGCGGCGCAGATGTCCACGAAACCTGGATAGATGAAGGGCTCGCCCCCGGTCATGCCCACGGTCCACTCCCGGCCCGTGGCATCAAGAAAGGCGCGTATCCGGTCCACGGGCAGAATCTGGGTAACGGGGGTGTTGTCGTGGGGGAAGTAGCAGTATTCGCAGCGAAAATTGCACTTCCGCGTCATGTTCCATATGATGTTGCTGGCAGGCTCGCGCACGGGTTGAATCCTCTGGCCCCCTTCCTGACATGTATCGAATGAAAACGCCAGACCGCGGCTTGCGGTTCCGGGGAAACGTCTGCTACAAGGGCTGTCACCGAGGAAACCATGGTCGCTGAGTTGTTCACCCCGCTGCTCGATGAGCTGGATGTCTGGTCCCGCGCCGGAGTAGTGGCGGGCCTGTGGTGGCGCGACGACGACGCGGCCGCGCCCAGCCCCGCCCTGGAACGGCTGACGCGCCTGGGCGCGGACCACGGCGTGGCCTGCGGGCTGGCCGTTATCCCGGCCAGAACGGGAATTGGGCTGCGCGACCATGTGCTGGGTGCGCCCGGTCTGCTGGTACTCCAGCATGGCTACGCCCACGCCAACCACGCGCCGCCGGGCAACGGGGCCTGGGAGCTTGGCCCGCATCGGCCCATGGCCGAAATTCTGGCCGAGCTGCGCTCTGGCATGCGGACCCTGGGCGACCTCTTCGGAGAGCGGTTCGTGCCGACCGTGGTGCCGCCATGGAACAGAATGGACCCGGCCCTGCTCGACCTGCTGCCCGGTCTGGGTTTTTGCGGCGTGTCGGCCGAGGGCGGGACGGATGCGCCCGCGCCACCGCCCGGACTGCGCCGGGCCGATGCCCACTGCGACCTGCTCACATGGAAACATGGGCCTGCGCGTTTCGCGGGCCTGGAAAAATGCGTGACCTCCATTGCGGAACACCTTAAGGAAAAACGGTCCGGCCGCGTGAACCCGGACGAACCCACGGGCATACTCACCCACCATCTGGAGATGGATGAAAATGCCTGGGGCTTCATGGAAGACCTGCTTTCGGCCACCCGCTCCCATCCCGCCGCCGCCTGGATGAGCCCCGCCGAGATCTGGCCGCCAGCCGCCCAATCGAAAGGAAGACCATAATGACCGCCACCCTGCGCCCCGCCGAAGCCAGCGACATCGACGCCATCTGCACCCTGCTGCACACCCACATGAATCCCGAATATCCCGTTGAGCGGTGGAAACGCCTCTTTGCCGCCCCCTGGTGCGCGGAAAGCCCGGACATGGGCATCGTGGCAGAGGACGCGGGACGCATCGTGGGCTTTCACGGCCATGTCTGCTCCCATCGGCCCATCGGCTCCCGGCGCGAGCGGTTTCTCAACTTCACCTCCTGGTACCTCCTCAAGGAATACCGGGGCCAGGGGCTGGGCCGGGCCATGATCGAGATGGCCACTGCAGACCCGGACGTGACCTACACTGTCATCTCCCTGTCTCCCAAGCGACTTGATTTTTTTAAAAAGATGGGCCTTGACGTGCTCGACACCGAGCGACTGCTCTGGCGCAAGGACGGCCACGAGTTCGAGAACCTCGAACTTATTCACGACCCCGAGGTGATGATGACCCGGGCCAACCCCGACGAGGTCAAGGTGCTCAAGGACCATCTGGGCCTGGCCGTGACCCCGGTGCTGGTTTCCACGCGCTGCACCCAGTGCCTGCTGCTGCTCTCCATCGCCGCCAAGGGCAACAACGTCACCTACTACGACGTGCTCTACCGCAGCAATCCCGGCCTGTTCACCGACCGGGCGCCCGACATAGCCCAGGCCCTGCTGCCCGAAGGCGACTGTGTGCTGGCCGCCGACCGCCGCTTTGTGGAAAAAGTCGGCGACGGGGCCGAGGTGGAGGCCATCCCCTCGCCGCGCTTTTACAAATCCTCCCGGATAAAGCCGCGCAACGTGGATCTCGCCTACTCAGAGATCGTCCTGCTGGGCCAGAAGCTGGATTGACCCAGCCCCGGGCCTTCCCCGGCTTGCCCTGACGCCCCGGGCGGGGTATGGTCGGGCATGAGTGAAGACAACAAGGACTTTCCCACGGCAGTGGCCGCGCCCGAAGGCGACATCGTCCCCCTGACCCTGACCATGGTGGGCAACCTGCTGGCCATGTCGCGACAGAGCCCGCGAAAGCGGGTGGTCCAGAGGCTGCACAAGACGCTTGACGCGGGCACACACCGCATGTTCAACGCGCTCCAGCCCGGCACCTACATCCCCCCCCACCGCCATCTGCACCCGGTCAAGAGCGAGACCATCCTGGTCATCTCCGGCTCGGTGCTCTTTGTGCGCTTCACCGAGGACGGCGGCATCGCCGACCATACCCTGCTCCAGCCCGGCACCGAGAGCTTCGGCGTGGACGTGGCTCCCCATGTCTACCACACCTATGTGGCGCTCAAGCCCGACACCCTGATCTTCGAGGTCAAGGACGGCCCCTTCGAAAAGGAAAGGGACAAGGACATTCCGGCCTGGGCTCCGGCCGAGGATGCCCAAGAGGCCGAGGCGTACATGCTGGGTATGCTCAAGGATCTGTCCGAGCGGGCAACGGCCCAGGCCGACGCGGCAAAGGCCGAGGCGGAGGGCAACGCCGCCGGAGAAAAAGAACGGGACAGGAACGACGAAGCCTGACCTGCCCGTCGCCGCCCGAACAGCTTTCGCGCCCCACCCCGGCTCCGTGCTTCCGGGCCTGACGCCGGGGTTGCGCCGCACTGCCCGAATGCTGTACACGATGTGATCTTTTTCCAAGGAGACCGCACGTGAACAGCCGCATTCTCCGGGCAGACATCCTGCTCTTCGTCACCGCCGCCATCTGGGGCTTCGCCTTTGTGGCCCAGCGCATGGGCATGGACCACATCGGCCCCCTGACCTTCAACGGGGTGCGCTTCGCCCTGGGCGCCCTGGCCCTGGTTCCGCTGGTGGTGTACATGGAAAAACGCCGCACTCCCGGTTTTGTGGGCACGGACAGGAAAAAAATGGCCGCGGGCGGCGGGCTGCTCGGGCTGGCCCTGTTCTGCGGGGCCACCCTCCAGCAGATGGGGCTGGCCGCGCCGCAACTGGCGACCATGGGCTTTGAGGCGTCCACCGCGGGCAAGGCGGGGTTCATCACCGGACTCTATGTGGTCTTCGTGCCCATCTTCGGCCTGATGCTGGCCCAGCGGCCCGGATGGGGCACTTGGCTCGGCGCATCACTGGCCGTGGTGGGCATGTACCTGCTCTCGGTCACTTCGGGGGTCTCCATCGCCTTTGGCGACCTGCTCATCCTCATCGGTGCGCTTTTCTGGGCCGGGCATGTGCTGCTCATCGGCAAGCTCTCGCCCGGCATGGACGCGGTGGACGCGGTCAAGCTCTCCACAGTCCAATTCGCGGCCTGCGCCGCCTTGAGCCTCATCGGAGCCGTTGCCACCGAGGAGATTGCCCTGGCCGGGCTGCGTAGCGCGGCCCTGCCCATCGCCTACGGCGGGCTCATGTCCGTGGGCGTGGCCTACACCCTCCAGGTGGTGGCCCAACGCGACGCCCAGCCCGCCCACGCGGCCATCATCCTGAGCCTTGAGGCCGTGTTCGCGGTTGTGGGCGGCTGGCTGATGCTCGGCGAACTGCTCTCCCTGCGCGCCCTGATCGGCTGCGGCCTGATGCTGGCGGGCATGATCTTAAGCCAGCTCAAACCCTGACCCGCCCCGGACAGCGTCAGGCGGGAAGCCGCAGCAAAGCCCAGAATCCGTTGGAGAGGTGGCCGTGCATGGTCTCGAAGACCGTCTCCTCGAAAACCACCGTCTCGAAATCGAGAAACAGGGCTTCCATGTGGTTGCGGTCATGGTGACGCATGATCCCGCCGTCATCCACGTCAAAAATGCCGTAAATACCGTACTTTTCATGGCCGATCTTGTAGCGGTCGAGGTTGCGCCGGTCGCGGTTGAGCAGAAAGTCGTTGACGTAGAGCAGCCCGCCCGGGCGCAGCACCCGCTTGAGCTCCAGCAGGGCCTCGGCCTGGGCCCTGGTCTCGACGATGCAGGTGAACACGCCGAGCATCATGGCCGCGTCAAAGACGTTGTCCCCGAAGGGAAGCGGACCGCCCGGATAGGCAACGAGGTCCAGGCCCGGATGCTCGGCCCGGCCGCGCTCGATGAGGGGCTCGGAAAAATCAATGCCGGTCAGGCCGGTGTACCCCGCCGCGGCCAACTCGGCCAGGGTCCGCCCGTAGCCGCAGCCGAAGTCGAGCACCCGTGCGTCCCTGTCCACATGTTCCTGAAAAACGTCCATCCTGAACGGCGTGGTGAAGGTCTTGTCCCTTCCCCGCTCCGTCCAGTATCTTCGTTGATCCTGCATACCCCTCCTTCGGGTGGTGCGTTCCCCGGTTCCCGTCCCTGCCGCCTACAGCGTCAGCCGGACATGGTAGAGACCGCGCCCGCGCTGAACGCGCATGAACACGGCATTGTTCATCCTGTTTCGCAAAAAAGCGTTGAGCAGGTCAAGGCCGGAGGCCAGCCGCCTGTTGCCTATCTGATGAATGATGTCGCCCGGTTGCAGCCCCAGTTGGGCGGCCGCGCTGCCGGGCCTCACCCGCGTCACTTCGGCCCCGCCCCCCTGGCGGTCCACCAGCTCGAAGCCCCAGCGGGCGAGCACCAGCTCCAGCGCCCTGGCCCGGTCCAGGGGCTGGGGACGCAGGGTCAATCCGCGCTCCTGACCGTCTCGCAGCACTGTCAGCGTCACGGTCTCGGTGCGGGTCACGCCGAAGAGCCTGGCCAGGTAGTCGTCCTTGCCCGTCAGCTCGCGGCCGTTGAAGTCCAGGACGATGTCTCCGGGCCGGATGTCCGCGGCCGCGGCCGGTGTATCGGGATGGACCTCGGCCACCAGCAGCCCGCTCAGGCTTCTGAGCCGGAAATACCGCGCCGTGGCCTGATCCACGTCCTGGCCGAAGAGGCCGAGCCAGATGGGGGCCACATGGCCGGTGTCGAGCAGCTCGCGGACCACGAGCTTGGCCTTGTTCACCGGAATGGCGAAGCCGATGCCCTCGGCCCCGGCCCGGATGGCGGTGGTGATGCCGATGAGCTGGCCGTGGATGTTGAGCAGCGGCCCGCCCGAGTTGCCGGGATTGATGGCCGCATCGGTCTGGATGAAGCTGCCGAAGGCCCCGCGCTCGGTGGTCATGGGCCGGTTCAGGGCCGAAACCACCCCCGTGGTCACGGTGTGGGAGTAGCCAAAGGGGTTGCCGATGGCGATGACCGTCTCGCCGATGAGGATGTCGTCGGAATCGCCCATGGCAACCTGGGGCAGTCCCTGGGCGTCGGTGAGCCGCAGCACGGCAAGGTCGAAGTCCGGGTCCGAACCCACCAGCTCGGCCACGTACTCGCGGCCGTCGAGCAGACGAGCCGCAATGTCGTCGCCCCCGGCCACGACATGGGCGTTGGTCAGGACCAGTCCCTTGGCGCCGTCGATGATCACCCCGGAGCCGAGGTTGTGGGACGGCCCGGACCGCTGGCCGGGAAACCCTCCGAAAAACCTGTCGAAAAAAGGATCGCCAAAGGGCGAGCGTACGCCGGGCTGGTCGCGCCGGGCCACGGTGATGTTGACCACCGACGGGCTTGTGGCCTGGACGGCACGGACAACGGGAGTACGCCGCTCGTCCGCCCCGGCAGCCTGATTCCTGGCCAAAGCGTCGCCCGCCCCGGCCCACAGCCCGGCCATGAACAGGACCAGCGCCAGGACCGCGGGCAGACGACGCGGACTTCGGTCCATGTTAGCGCCCCCTCCCGGCCATGGCCCGCAGCCGGGCGATGCGCTCGGCCACTGGCGGATGCGTGGCGAACAGCGAGGACGCCCCGCTGCCCCGGAACGGGCTGACGATGAACATGTTCTCCGTGGCAGGGCTGCCCTGCAGGGGTACGCGCTCGGCAGCGGCGTCGAGCTTGCCCAGGGCCCCGGCCAGATGGAGCGGGTCGCCGCTGAGGCGTGCCCCGGCCTCGTCGGCCAGATACTCGCGTGAGCGCGAGATGGCCATCTGGATCATGGCAGCGGCAATGGGCGCCAGGATGGCCAGGGCGATGGCCGCCAGGGGGTTGCCCCGCTCCCCGTCGCTGCGGCCGATGCCGAAGATGGCCGTCCACTGAAGCATATTGGCGATGAAGACAATGGCCCCGGCCAGCACGGCGGCCACGGTCTGGATAAGGATGTCGCGGTTGGCGATGTGGCCCAACTCGTGGCCGAGCACGCCCTTGAGCTCGTCGGGATTGAGGATGGCCACGATGCCACGGGTCACGGCCACCACGGCGTTCTCCGGGTTGCGCCCCGTGGCAAAGGCGTTGGGCGCGTCCTGGGGAATCAGCGCGATGCGGGGCTTGGGGATGCCCGCCCGGGCGGCCATCTCCTCGACCACGGCGTGGATGTGGGGTGCGTCGCCCCGCGAAAGATCCCGGGCCTTGTACATCTTCAGGACGATCCTGTCCGAGTACCAGTAGCTGCCCACGTTCATGACCATGGCAAAGCCAAAGGCGAGGACAAGCCCGGTGCGCCCGCCCATGAGGCCACCGAGGAAGAGCAGCAGGCCGGTCAGCAGACCAAGGAAGAGTAGGGTCTTTATGTTGCTCGTCATGGTGTCGGTATCCTCCGGAAAAACATGCTTTCCATCAGATAGGCACTGGGGCGGCGGCGTCAAGCCCTACGGGGGTGTGCGCCTCGGCGACGGGTCAATCCACGGGAATCCGGCGGCGGGCGGAACGGGACTTCAACAGGGTTACGGTGAGCAATCCGCCCCGGAACACGGCCGAGATCTCGCCGCCCACGCTCTCACCGGCCCCGGCGCACAGGCCGGCCAAGGCGAAACGACGGGCAAAAGGCCCCACGGCCCGCTCCACGACGTGATGGCGCACCACCCCTTCCGTTCGACCTGGCGCTGTCCCGTGGACCCAGAGATCCTGGCCTCGCACCTCCACGGTCACATCCTCAAGGCTGATACCCGGCAACTCCACGACAATGACCACCCTGTCGGCGCACTCCAGTACATCGGCCGCAGGAACCCAGCAGCGTCCCACGCCCCCGCGATCCGCCCGGTTTGCGGCCCCGAGTCCCGCCATCTCCGCCCAGGGGGGCGCGTTTCCCTTGCCCATGTCGGCTCCCGAGCACCCGCTCGAATCAATAATAATTTGCCCCTTGCCGAAAATCCATATAACAATGCGAGGCACAGCTCAACCTGTCAAACCCGCGAGGAGCGCCATGAAAACCAGTCAGGAAAAACTCGTTGCCCCGGCCGAGACCGCCATCGACCGGGTGGGCGAGGCCAAGATCAACAACCCCTTGAGCCTGGGCCGGTTCGTGGACGAGGACGAGGCCGTGCTGGTCCACATCTCGCGGTCCAATGTGGAACTGCAAGGCAAGGGCGGCAGCAAACGGCGCGCTTTTTTCGAACCGGCCGGCCCCCGAAGCAGGGTCTACTACGATCCCAGCAAGACCAAGTGCGCCATCGTCACCTGCGGCGGCCTGTGCCCCGGCCTCAACGATGTCATCCGCGCCATCGTCATGACAGCGGTCCATGAGTACCGTGTGCCCTCGGTGCTGGGCATCCGCTTCGGCCTGGCAGGCTTCATCCCCGAGGAGGGGCACGACATCGTGGAGCTGACGCCCGAACGCGTCAGCCGCATCCACGAGTTCGGCGGCACCTTCCTGGGCAGCTCGCGTGGGCCTCAGGACCCGGAAGCCATCGTGGACGCCCTGGAGCGCATGAACGTGTCCATCCTCTTCATGATCGGCGGCGACGGGACCATGCGCGCAGCCAGCGCCGTGATCCGCGAGGTGGTCAAGCGCCGCCTCTCCATCAGCGTGGTCGGCCTGCCCAAGACCATTGACAACGACATCGACTTCGCCTCGCCTTCCTTTGGCTTTGACACGGCCGTGGAAACCGCCACCATGGCCATCAAGGGGGCTCATGTGGAGGCCACAGGCGCCCCCTGGGGCATCGGTCTGGTCAAGGTCATGGGACGCGACGCGGGCTTCATCGCCGCCCAGAGCGCCCTGGCCTGCCAGGCGGTCAACTTCGTGCTCATCCCCGAGGCCCCCTTCGACCTCCTCGGAGAGAAGGGATTCCTGGCTGCCCTGGATTCGCGGATGAAGCGGCGCGGCAACGCGGTCATCGTGGTGGCCGAGGGCGCTGGCCAGGACCTGCTCGACCAGACCAGCCGGACCGACGCCTCGGGCAACAAGATCCTCGGCGACATCGGCGGGCTGCTCAAAGGCGAGATCCTCGCTCATTTCAAGGCCCAGGGAATCGATGCGACCCTCAAATACATCGACCCGAGCTACATCGTCCGCTCGGTACCAGCCAACGCCAACGACCGCATATACTGCTCGTTTCTCGGCATCAATGCGGTCCATGCGGCCATGGCCGGGCGCACCAACCTCGTCATCTCACGCTGGAACGGCCGCTATGTGCACATCCCCATTGATCTGGTCACCCGGGGCAAGAAACGCATCCTGACCGATTCCAACTACTGGCGGGCCGTGCTCGAATCCACCGGCCAACCCGCCACCATGAGGAACGATTGACTTTTTTTCGATAATTATAGTTATTATTCTTGATTTGTGTCCGGGCTGGGTATAATTTGGCCGCACCATCGGACTGACGCGCTTTTTTACGGTTTGGTTCGGCAATATCCGCAAAGGGGGTTTGTATGGATGTGCTTATGCTTTCGCGGCTGCAATTCGCGGCGGCAACCATGTTTCATTTTCTCTTCGTCCCGCTGACGCTGGGGCTGTCGGTGCTCATCGCCTGCATGGAGACCGCCTATGTACGCACGGGCAACAAGACCTATCAGAAAATGGCCAAATTCTGGGGCAAGATATTTCTGGTCAACTTCGCTCTGGGCGTGGTCACGGGCATCACCCTGGAGTTCCAGTTCGGCACCAACTGGTCGCGCTACTCCGCCTTTGTGGGCGACATCTTCGGCTCGCTGCTGGCCATTGAGGCCACGGCGGCCTTTTTCCTCGAATCCACCTTCATCGGCGTATGGCACTTCGGGTGGAACAAGCTCTCGGCCAAGGCGCACGCCATCGTGGCCTGGCTCATTGCCCTGGCCTCCAACCTCTCGGCCATCTGGATCCTCCTGGCCAACGGCTTCATGCAGGACCCCACCGGCTATGTCATCCGCAACGGCCGGGCCGAGCTGACCGACTTCCTCGCCGTGGTCACCAACCCCTTCGGCTGGTACCAATTCTTCCACGTCATTCCCGGAGCGCTCTGCCTGGGAGGCTTCTTCGTCATGGGGGTCGCCGCCTGGCACCTCATCCGCGAGAGTCATGTGGAGTTCTTTCAGAAGTCCTTTGCCGTGGGCGCGGGCGTGGCCCTGGTCTTCTCGGTCTTCACCGTGGTGGAGGGCCACTTCCACGGCAACCACATGTCCCAGGTCCAACCCGCCAAGCTGGCGGCCATGGAGTCCCACTGGGAAACCCAGCGCAACGCGCCCCTGTACCTGCTGGTCGTTCCCGGCAAGGAAGGCAATCTGGTGGAGGCCCTGCCCATTCCCGGAGCCTTGAGCTTCCTGGCCTACAACGACGTCAACGCCGAGGTGGTCGGTCTGAACGACATTCCCAAGGAGGACCGTCCGCCCGTCCTCCTGACCTTTCTCGGGTTCCGGGTCATGGTGGGCATCGGCACGTTGCTGCCGGTACTTGCCCTGTTCGGCTGGGTCATGCGCAACAAGCTGACACGCTATCCCCTCTACCTGAAAATCCTGCCCTGGTGCATCCCCCTGCCCTACATCGCCATGCAGGCGGGCTGGGTGCTGGCCGAGGTAGGCCGTCAGCCGTGGATCGTCTATGGGCTCATGCGCACCTCGGACGCGGTGTCTCCGGTCACTACCGGGACCGTGGCCTTTTCCTTCATCCTGATGTGCCTGCTCTACACCCTGCTGGGCGCGGCGGGCATCTGGCTGATGGTCCGGCTGGCCAAGAAGGGTCCCGAAGACCATACCCCCATTCAGGTCAAGGCCGCTTAACCCAAGAGACCACAAGGAGACGCTGCAATGATGGATACATTCGTTGAAACCGGAACGGTTCACTACTATCTGGCGGTGACCTGGTTCGTCCTGTGGGGGGTGCTCTGGGCCGTGTACTTCATCCTGGACGGCTTTGACCTCGGCGTGGGCACGCTGCATCCCTTTCTGGCCAGGACCGAGGAGGAGAAACGGGCCATGCTCAACGCCACCGGCCCCTTCTGGGACGGCAACGAGGTCTGGCTCATCGCTGCTGGCGGCGTAACCTTTGCCGCCTTTCCCTACGCCTATGCCCAGATGTTCAGCGGGCTCTACACCGCGCTGATGCTGCTGCTCTTCGCGCTCATCGTCCGCGGGGTGTCCTTTGAGTTCCGCTCCAAGGTGGAAAGCGCCAGCTGGCGCAAAACCTGGGATATCTGCCACGCGGTGGGCAGCTTTTTGCCCGCCCTGCTGCTGGGCGTGGCCTTTGCCAACATCTTCCGGGGCCTGCCCCTGGACGAGACCGGGTTCAGCCAGGCCGGACTCCTGGGACTGCTCAACCCCTATGGCCTGGCAGGTGGCGTGCTCTTTGTGGTCATCTTCGTCATGCACGGAGCGCTTTGGCTGTGCATCCGGGCCACAGGCGACCTGCGGGACCGGGCCGAGAAAGTGGCCCTCAAGACCTGGCCGATACAGGTGGTGCTGACCGTGCTCTTCCTGGCCTACACCGCGGTGGAGACCCAGCTCTTCAGCAACTACTTCCTCTACCCCGCACTCTTCATCATCCTGGTCCTGCCCGTGGTCGGGCTGGTGCTCATGCGCACGGCCATGGGCGCCAAGAAATGGTGGACCGCCTGGGGCGCTTCCAGCCTGTACATAGGCGGCACGGCCATGTTCGGCGTGGCCGGCATCTTCCCGGCCATCATCCCGTCCAACCCCAATCCGGGCCACAGCCTGACCATCATGAACTCGGCCTCCAGCCCGCTGACCCTGGGCATCATGCTCGGAGTGGTCCTGGTCTTCCTGCCAGTGATCATCGGCTACCAGCTCTGGGCATACAAGACCTTTGCCACCCCCATGGGCGAGGGGGACATCCACTACTGATCCCCTCCCCACCCGCGCACATCAGAACGCCCGGCCTGCATTGGCCGGGCGTTCGTCTTTCTCATTTGCCGCTCAAGGCGCGAAATGGCTAGTGGTATGTGTTGGCCTGCTTCCACGCCTCCCACTCCGCCTCGGTCAGCTTGCCGTCCTTGTTGGTGTCGGCCTCGGCCATGATCCGCTCGGCATTGAGGGGATAGTGGGTGGAAATCTCGGCATGAACCAGGGTCCGGTCGCCGTCAATGTCGATCTCCACAAAGCCGGTGACAAAGTGGACCCGCTCGAGCTTGTAGAGAATGGCCTTGTTCAGTGCGCCGTGCTCCAGATAGTACAGGCTCATGGTCTGCTTGCTGGTGCGCTGTCCCATGGTGTATCCGTCGTCGCGCTCGGCGATGTACAGGTTGCCGTCATCGCCGAAAACGCCGGTAAAGGTCTCCTTTTGCAGCACCTTCTTGGCGTCGAACCAGAGCTTGTAGCCGGAAAAGAGCTGTCCTTCCTGGACATTGATGACATAGGCGCATTGCCCCTCGCGAGGGCCGGCGGCCTCCATGATGTGGGAGGAGCCGCGCCATGTGCCGCGCAGCTCCGGGGGCTGGGCCCCGGCGACCGAGGCGGTCAGGGCGAGGACGGCGAACAGGATCGAAAGCAGCGCAAATCGTTTCATGGGACACTCCTGTGGTGAGACATTGGGGAATTCTCGACGGTCTATCCCTGTTTTGCGCAGCCGAGTCAAGGGGTGGAGAACCGACGGCCCTGATCCGGACCGGGCAACCTGCCGCGCACCCTGGCCAGAGTGCGCGAGGGCAGTTCCCCGTAAAAACGCTTGTAGTCGGCCGAGAACTGACCCATGTGCCAAAATCCCCAGCGGGTGGCCGCATCGGTGATGGAGGTGGCCCGGCCGCACTCCATCTCGCGCCTGACCATGTTCAGGCGGCAGATGTTCAAGTAGGCTTTGGGCGTGAGCCCCAGGTGCTCCTTGAAGGCGTAGATCAGCGTCCGTTCACTCACGCCCACGATACGACAGATGTCCGAAAGTTTCAGAGGCGAGGCCAGGTTTTCCCCAATGTAGCCCAGACTGCGGCGGACAACGCGCCGACGGCGGGACTCCTCGGGCATCCGCCCCGGACCATCAAGGGAGGCAAGGCAGGCGGCGAGGCTCCCTGCAACGGCCTCCCACGCAGGGCCTCCGCTCCGGCCGTTCAGGGCCGTCTCGCGAAGCTCCCACAAGGCGGAACGCAACCGGCCCATGGCTTCAGGGGACGGGGACAGCAGCCGGATCGGCCCCTGGTTCGGGAGCGCCACCGGGCAGCCCGAAGCCTTGACCATGTTTGCAAACGCACCCTCCTCCACGGAAAGACCAAAGAGATTGGTCTCGTCCGGGGCGACGCTGTCAATGGCGCAGCCTCCCGGGGTCAGAACGATGGCATTCTCGTCAAACAGCTCGCCATGGGAGTTCAAGGTCAAGTTCTGCACGGCATGGACGGCGAGGCCTACCCGGCCAAGGGGCGCCACCCCAAGATGATGAACCCTCTTTTCGACGCGCCACTGGATAAGGCGAAAGGGTCCGTGCAAAGCCGAGAAGACCTCGATCCCGCACTGCCCCCCTTCAAGCTGGGCAAAATCAATGCGCAGCCCCGGCACGGCATCCGCCGCCCGGGACAAGGAATCGAAACAGGAATGCGAAACCGCCATCATCGACATAGACACCATCCCGCCCTACCTTGCTTAAATCAGCCATCTTCGACAACCACCCCCAATCATTACAGCGATTTGGCACAAAAAGTTTTAATTAGGTTGACATTTGTCCCGATTTTCGCTGAAATTGTTTTTCAAAAATTGACAACATCGGAGTGTGTATGCCTGTCTTTCCCCTCATTGAAGGGTATGAGCGTCTGGGCTTCCCCATGTCGCCCCCCCTGCCGCGGACATCCCCTTCAAGGCCGCTGCCCCTGGCCGGAGAGGCGGTTGCGGCCGGGTTTCCCTCGCCCGCCGAAGACTACATGGAGAGGTCTCTGGACCTCAACGAATATCTTGCGCCACGGCCCGAGG contains these protein-coding regions:
- a CDS encoding calcium-binding protein; amino-acid sequence: MKRFALLSILFAVLALTASVAGAQPPELRGTWRGSSHIMEAAGPREGQCAYVINVQEGQLFSGYKLWFDAKKVLQKETFTGVFGDDGNLYIAERDDGYTMGQRTSKQTMSLYYLEHGALNKAILYKLERVHFVTGFVEIDIDGDRTLVHAEISTHYPLNAERIMAEADTNKDGKLTEAEWEAWKQANTYH
- a CDS encoding helix-turn-helix domain-containing protein — encoded protein: MQNLTLNSHGELFDENAIVLTPGGCAIDSVAPDETNLFGLSVEEGAFANMVKASGCPVALPNQGPIRLLSPSPEAMGRLRSALWELRETALNGRSGGPAWEAVAGSLAACLASLDGPGRMPEESRRRRVVRRSLGYIGENLASPLKLSDICRIVGVSERTLIYAFKEHLGLTPKAYLNICRLNMVRREMECGRATSITDAATRWGFWHMGQFSADYKRFYGELPSRTLARVRGRLPGPDQGRRFSTP
- the cydB gene encoding cytochrome d ubiquinol oxidase subunit II, which gives rise to MDTFVETGTVHYYLAVTWFVLWGVLWAVYFILDGFDLGVGTLHPFLARTEEEKRAMLNATGPFWDGNEVWLIAAGGVTFAAFPYAYAQMFSGLYTALMLLLFALIVRGVSFEFRSKVESASWRKTWDICHAVGSFLPALLLGVAFANIFRGLPLDETGFSQAGLLGLLNPYGLAGGVLFVVIFVMHGALWLCIRATGDLRDRAEKVALKTWPIQVVLTVLFLAYTAVETQLFSNYFLYPALFIILVLPVVGLVLMRTAMGAKKWWTAWGASSLYIGGTAMFGVAGIFPAIIPSNPNPGHSLTIMNSASSPLTLGIMLGVVLVFLPVIIGYQLWAYKTFATPMGEGDIHY